One Hermetia illucens chromosome 4, iHerIll2.2.curated.20191125, whole genome shotgun sequence DNA segment encodes these proteins:
- the LOC119653535 gene encoding activating transcription factor of chaperone isoform X2, protein MSTYMMATYEQWLDVKPNAQPMETSSYITEPHRFSEVQVVKLQNSELATELEKLCDVSELTQLTPPQTPPQTQSYINEILDFITQQSNSNVTDNAVIEEIIQATSPASSYVDYSSDTTNSPASCPDDQDIYVAQGSEIVDEILRTKAQDLPDCNDDNSMYSNYSSSGMSQSTNDSEWTPSPSPGSPSKSSGTKSSSTPSVINGGVTKKRVRPYSRNVEDKKSRKKEQNKNAATRYRQKKKQEMEEVLEEERQLTMQNEDLVRTATEIEREVKYLKKLIKEFFKAKYC, encoded by the exons AGCAATGGCTGGATGTGAAGCCGAATGCACAGCCAATGGAGACCTCTTCATACATCACCGAACCGCATCGTTTTTCCGAAGTACAAGTAGTTAAATTACAAAATTCTGAGCTGGCCACAGAATTGGAGAAATTGTGTGATGTTAGTGAATTAACACAATTAACACCGCCACAAACTCCACCACAAACACAAAGCTACATAAATGAG ATCTTGGATTTCATAACACAACAAAGCAACTCCAATGTAACCGACAATGCAGTTATCGAGGAAATCATACAGGCAACTTCCCCAGCCAGCTCATATGTAGATTATTCATCCGACACAACAAATTCGCCGGCTTCCTGCCCCGACGACCAAGACATCTACGTCGCCCAAGGCTCGGAAATCGTCGATGAAATTCTTCGTACCAAGGCGCAAGATTTACCCGATTGCAATGATGATAACTCAATGTATTCCAACTACTCCTCATCGGGTATGTCCCAGTCCACAAATGACAGCGAGTGGACTCCATCACCATCGCCAGGATCACCCTCCAAAAGCAGCGGCACTAAGTCATCCTCAACACCATCTGTAATTAATGGCGGCGTTACGAAAAAACGGGTCCGCCCGTACAGTCGTAACGTCGAAGataaaaaatctagaaaaaaagaGCAAAACAAAAATGCCGCAACACGCTACCGTCAGAAGAAGAAACAAGAAATGGAGGAAGTCCTCGAAGAAGAACGCCAATTGACTATGCAGAACGAGGACCTTGTTCGTACTGCAACCGAAATTGAGCGGGAAGTCAAATACTTGAAGAAATTGATTAAAGAGTTTTTCAAGGCGAAATATTGTTAA
- the LOC119654333 gene encoding uncharacterized protein LOC119654333 encodes MNITDLNDDCLYQICSYLSIHDMVELHSTCTRFAFITDRFFSTQRHLIIGMRTAQLDKMDRLLQCIGAYLTSVTIWIGYLMPENMVLPILLPVSKFCTNLKRLTVNFMKMEVKYKKLLMAVTSNVEFLDISCCDIDDDDADLLLSCKKVKTLTLNGNDRFRGLCLPQLTSLKHLIAKHSTGIHHYILEELRKRNVKIDDGT; translated from the coding sequence ATGAACATTACAGACTTGAACGATGACTGCCTTTACCAGATTTGCTCGTACCTTAGCATCCACGACATGGTGGAACTGCATTCAACCTGCACCCGCTTCGCTTTCATCACTGATCGATTCTTCTCGACGCAACGCCATCTCATCATTGGCATGCGGACGGCACAGCTGGACAAGATGGATCGCCTCCTCCAGTGCATTGGGGCGTACCTGACCTCAGTGACGATATGGATTGGATATCTGATGCCGGAGAACATGGTCCTTCCTATTCTGCTGCCCGTCTCGAAGTTCTGCACGAACTTGAAGCGGCTCACTGTTAACTTCATGAAGATGGAGGTGAAGTACAAGAAGCTGCTGATGGCGGTCACTAGCAATGTCGAGTTTTTGGATATTTCCTGTTGTGatattgatgatgacgatgctgacttgttgctgtCTTGCAAGAAAGTGAAGACCCTGACGCTGAATGGTAACGACAGGTTTCGAGGGCTCTGCTTGCCGCAGTTGACTTCCCTGAAACATCTGATAGCCAAGCACAGCACGGGTATTCACCACTACATTTTAGAGGAACTAAGGAaaagaaatgtcaaaattgaTGACGGGACATGA